The genome window TCTGGATCGCCTCGGCCGCGATCGAGAGGTACGCGTCGGAGCCTTGCGCCTTCGCGAGCGACGCGGCCATCGCGAGCTCCGCGTCGGCTTCGCTGGCCGCCTCGGCCGCGTAGTACGCGGAGGAGCGCGCGAGCTCGAGCGCGAGCAGCATGTCGGCGCACTTGTGCTTGATCGCCTGGAACGAGCCGATCGCCCGGCCGAACTGCACGCGCGTCTTCGCGTACTCGACGCTCATCTCGAGCAGCCGCTGCGCGCCGCCGCTCATTTCGCTGGCGAGCGCGACGCAGGCCTGCGCGAGCGTCTTCGCGAGCCCCGGCCCCGCCGCGCCCGCGTCGCCGAGCAGCTCCGCGCGCGCCCCCGCGAAGCCGATCCGCGCGAGCTTGCGCGTCGGGTCGATCACGGCGAGCGGCCTGCGCGAGACGCCGTCCGAGCTCGCGCGCAGGCTGAACAGCGAGAGGCCGTCGGAGCCGCGCGATCCCGGCGCACGCGCCGCCACGATCAGGAGCTCCGCGCCCGCGCCGTCGAGCACGAGCGACTTCTCGCCGTGCAGCGTCCAGGCGTCGCCGCTTCGCCGCGCCTCGAGCGCGATTCCGTCCGGGTCCCAGCCGCCGCCCGGCTCCGCGATCGCCAGCGTCGCGATCGTCTCGCCGGAGGCGATCCCGGGCAGGAGCGCCTGCTTCTGCGCGTCGCTCGCTCCGTTCAGGATCGCGTTCGCGGCCAGCACCACCGACGCGAAGTACGGCCCGCAGTAGAGCGCGCGGCCCATCTCTTCGAGCACCACGCCGATCTCGACGAAGCCGAAGCCCTGCCCGCCGTACGCCTCGGGGATCTGCACCCCGGCAAGCGCGAGCTCCTGCGAGAGCTGCTTCCAGACCGCGGGCTCGTGACCTTCGGGCGTCTCCATCAGCCGCCGCACTTCTGCGATCGGCGACGTGGTCTCGAGAAAACGCCGCACTACCCGGCGCAGCTCCTCTTGTTCCTCGCTGAAGTGAAAACGCATGGGATCGCCTCGTGGGTGCTAGGGCTCGACGATGGGGAAGCCCGATTGGAACGTGTCGAGATTGGCGAAGACGGCGCCGAGCGCGGCGGCGTCGCCGTCGAGCTTCACGTCGCCGGCGCGGATCGCGTCCTCGAAGCTCGTCTCGCCGGCGAGGATCGCGAGGAAGCGCGTTCGCGTGAGCGCGACGCTCGCGGCGGCGGCCGGCTCGTGTCGGCCCTTCACGGAATTCAGCGTGCGATTCGAGAGGGCGAGCGACCAGCGCTCGTCGAGATCCGTGAACGTGAAGTTGATCGCGAGCGATGCACCGCCGACGGCCTCTGCGCGCAGCCGGATCGCGATCGCGTCGAAGGCCTGCTCGATCGTGAGCGCGGCGACCAGGCCCGAGCGCATGATCGGCCGTGCCGGCGGCGGGCCGTTGCGCAGCTCCTGGGCTCCCATCAAGTAGGCGTTGCGGAACGTGGCCGACTCGGCCTGGTAGCCGAGCTGCTCCAGCGCGTCGGCCTGCAGCTCGCGCGCGGCTCGGTGGCCCGGCTCGGCAAAGACCAGATGATTGGCGACCTCGACCACCCAGCGGTAGTCGCCCTGCTCGAACGACGCGCGCGCCTTTTCGAGCAGCGCCTCCGCGCCGCCCATGAACGCGACGTAGCGCTTCGCGGCCTCGACGGGCGGGTGCGCGTGCAGCCGCGCGGGGTTTCCGTCGTACCAGCTCAGGTAGCGCTGGTAGACGGCCTTGGAGTTGTGCACCAGGTCGCCGTAGTAGCCGCGCGTGTGTCCGTGGGCGAGAAACTCGGGCGCGAGCTCGAGTGACTCGGCGATCTCTGGCGCGGTCAGTCCGTGATTCGCCAGGCGCAGCGTCTGGTCGTGCATGAAGCGGTACAGGTCGCGCTGCAGCGCCAGATAGGCGCGCACGTCGTCCGCGCCCCAGCGCGGCCAGTGGTGCGAGGCGAAGAAGAGCTCGGTGCGCGGGCCGAAGAGCTCGATCGCCTCGCCGATGTACTTGGACCAATTCAGCGCGTTTCGCACCTGCGCGCCGCGGATCGGCACCAGGTTGTGCATGGTGTGGGTGCAGTTCTCGGCCATGCAGAGCCAGCCGTGGTCGGGGAAGAAGAAGTTCATCTCGGCCGGCGCTTCCGTCTCGGGCGTGAGCTGGAAGACGATGCGCACGCCGTCGACGACGAGCTCCTCGCCGGTGTGCGTGATCTCCTCGCTCGGCGCGATCAGGCCCGGCGGCTCGATCGGGATGTTCTTGCCCAGCCCCGCGTCGACCTGGCCGCGCGGTCCGGGCGGAAGCAGCGGGCCGAACTGGTACAGGGCGCGCCGCGCCATCGCCGGGCCCGCGAGCAGGTTCTCGGACACGGCCTGGAACAGGAACCCTTCGGGCGCGATCACGCGGCAGCGTCCCGCGTCGACCTCGGCCTGCGTCGTCACGCCGAGCACGCCGCCGAAGTGGTCGGCGTGCGAGTGCGTGTAGATCACCGCCGTGACCGGCCGCGCGCCGAGCGTCTGGTTGGCGAGCTCCAGGCACGCGCGCGCGCACGACGCGCTGGTCAGCGGATCGATCACGATCCAGCCGCGCTCGCCGGCGACGAAGGAGATGTTCGAGATGTCGTAGCCGCGCGCCTGCCAGAGCCCCGGCGCGACCTCGAACAGGCCGTGGATCGCGTTCAGCTTCGCCTGCCGCCACAGGCTCGGGTTCACGGTGTCGGGCGGCTCGCCGTCGAGGAACGCGTAGCGACCCAGGTCCCACGCCGGGCCGAAGGGGCCCTCGATCCGGCCGGTCGCGTGCTGCGCGATCCGGCCGCGCGAGGCGCGCTCGAAGTCGGCGGGGTCGAGCTCGAAGCGGACGCGTGCGTTTGCGCTGCGGGTGTGCGAGGTGGCGGGCTTGGGCTCACGGCTCATGGCCGCATTCTGAACCAAACCGCGGCCCGGCGTCAGAACTCGCAGCAGGCCGGCGGCTCGGGCGGATTCACCGCGGCGTTGATCAGCGGGAAGACCGACGCGTCGCCGAGCGGCACGAACGTGACGCCCGCGCCGCGAAGCGCGGCGATCAGCGCGGGGAGCTGCGCGGCGGTGTTGGCCTGCGAGTCGTGCAGGATCGCGACGCCGCCGCCGTAGAGCGCGAGCCGGGTCAGCGTCCAGCCCACCATGTCGCTCTGGTACTGGGGCGGGAGCCAGCTCACGTATGCCGGGCTGCACGTGCCG of Deltaproteobacteria bacterium contains these proteins:
- a CDS encoding acyl-CoA dehydrogenase yields the protein MRFHFSEEQEELRRVVRRFLETTSPIAEVRRLMETPEGHEPAVWKQLSQELALAGVQIPEAYGGQGFGFVEIGVVLEEMGRALYCGPYFASVVLAANAILNGASDAQKQALLPGIASGETIATLAIAEPGGGWDPDGIALEARRSGDAWTLHGEKSLVLDGAGAELLIVAARAPGSRGSDGLSLFSLRASSDGVSRRPLAVIDPTRKLARIGFAGARAELLGDAGAAGPGLAKTLAQACVALASEMSGGAQRLLEMSVEYAKTRVQFGRAIGSFQAIKHKCADMLLALELARSSAYYAAEAASEADAELAMAASLAKAQGSDAYLSIAAEAIQIHGGLGFTWEQDVHLYFKRAKSSEVFLGDPASHRELLARHWGL
- a CDS encoding MBL fold metallo-hydrolase — encoded protein: MSREPKPATSHTRSANARVRFELDPADFERASRGRIAQHATGRIEGPFGPAWDLGRYAFLDGEPPDTVNPSLWRQAKLNAIHGLFEVAPGLWQARGYDISNISFVAGERGWIVIDPLTSASCARACLELANQTLGARPVTAVIYTHSHADHFGGVLGVTTQAEVDAGRCRVIAPEGFLFQAVSENLLAGPAMARRALYQFGPLLPPGPRGQVDAGLGKNIPIEPPGLIAPSEEITHTGEELVVDGVRIVFQLTPETEAPAEMNFFFPDHGWLCMAENCTHTMHNLVPIRGAQVRNALNWSKYIGEAIELFGPRTELFFASHHWPRWGADDVRAYLALQRDLYRFMHDQTLRLANHGLTAPEIAESLELAPEFLAHGHTRGYYGDLVHNSKAVYQRYLSWYDGNPARLHAHPPVEAAKRYVAFMGGAEALLEKARASFEQGDYRWVVEVANHLVFAEPGHRAARELQADALEQLGYQAESATFRNAYLMGAQELRNGPPPARPIMRSGLVAALTIEQAFDAIAIRLRAEAVGGASLAINFTFTDLDERWSLALSNRTLNSVKGRHEPAAAASVALTRTRFLAILAGETSFEDAIRAGDVKLDGDAAALGAVFANLDTFQSGFPIVEP